The following proteins are co-located in the Streptomyces sp. NBC_01198 genome:
- a CDS encoding chorismate-binding protein has product MRDLAPMARFGALVASDLRDVTSDAGALDSAGFWAVAVDFEGRTVCARFGDVRRVPQDAAGTAARAAGWRGPHPAAWTSSMDRQAYEAGVRTIRRRIATGEVYQVNLCRVLAATLPAGTDPDIDALGAALALGNPAPYAGTIRLPAHGVEIATASPELFLSRDGRTVESRPIKGTARTVDAFLPKDEAENVMIVDLVRNDLGRVCATGSVTVPALCAVEAHPGLVHLVSTVRGELRPEAGWPQLLAAAFPPGSVTGAPKSTALRVIGELETAPRGPYCGAVGWVDADRGTAALAVGIRTFWIDRDAGGDPELRFGTGAGITWGSDPAGEWAETELKAARLLAVASDVHEASGRTLR; this is encoded by the coding sequence GTGCGCGATCTTGCCCCCATGGCCCGTTTCGGCGCCCTTGTCGCCTCCGACCTGCGCGATGTCACCTCGGACGCCGGAGCGCTCGACTCGGCGGGCTTCTGGGCGGTCGCTGTGGACTTCGAGGGCCGTACGGTCTGCGCCCGCTTCGGCGACGTACGCCGTGTGCCGCAGGACGCCGCCGGGACCGCGGCCAGGGCCGCCGGCTGGCGCGGACCCCACCCGGCCGCCTGGACCAGCTCCATGGACCGGCAGGCGTACGAAGCCGGGGTCCGGACGATCAGGCGGCGCATCGCCACCGGCGAGGTCTACCAGGTGAACCTCTGCCGGGTGCTGGCCGCAACGCTGCCGGCCGGCACCGACCCCGACATCGACGCGCTCGGCGCGGCCCTCGCGCTCGGCAACCCCGCGCCCTACGCAGGAACGATCCGGCTGCCCGCGCACGGCGTCGAGATCGCCACCGCATCACCCGAACTCTTCCTCAGCCGGGACGGCCGCACCGTCGAGTCGCGCCCGATCAAGGGCACCGCACGGACCGTCGACGCCTTCCTGCCCAAGGACGAGGCCGAGAACGTGATGATCGTCGACCTGGTGCGCAACGACCTCGGCCGGGTCTGCGCCACCGGCTCGGTCACCGTGCCCGCGCTGTGCGCGGTCGAAGCGCACCCCGGCCTGGTGCACCTGGTCTCCACCGTCCGCGGCGAGCTGCGCCCCGAGGCCGGCTGGCCGCAGCTGCTCGCCGCCGCCTTCCCTCCGGGGTCGGTCACCGGGGCGCCCAAATCCACCGCCCTGCGCGTCATCGGCGAACTGGAGACGGCGCCGCGCGGCCCCTACTGCGGCGCCGTCGGCTGGGTCGACGCCGACCGCGGCACCGCCGCCCTCGCGGTCGGCATCCGCACCTTCTGGATCGACCGGGACGCCGGCGGGGACCCCGAACTGCGGTTCGGCACCGGCGCCGGCATCACCTGGGGTTCCGACCCCGCGGGTGAATGGGCGGAGACGGAACTCAAGGCCGCGCGCCTGCTGGCGGTAGCGTCGGACGTACACGAGGCAAGTGGAAGGACACTGCGGTGA
- a CDS encoding aminotransferase class IV: protein MKIWVDGGLRDTADATVSVLDHGLTVGDGVFETLKTTGGHAFALSRHLRRLTRSALGLGLPEPDQDEVARACEAVLAANPMPHGRLRITYTGGISPLGSDRGDAGTTLVVAIGTATPHPGPTAIVTVPWTRNERGALTGLKTTSYGENVVALARAREQGATEAIFANTTGRLCEGTGSNIFVVLGGRLLTPPLSSGCLAGITRELVVEWAGAEEEDLPFEVLAEAEEVFVTSSLRDVQAVARVDARELPGAPGPVTAKAMEVFAGRSAENRNP from the coding sequence GTGAAGATCTGGGTGGACGGCGGACTGCGGGACACCGCGGACGCCACGGTGTCGGTGCTCGACCACGGGCTGACCGTCGGCGACGGCGTCTTCGAGACGCTGAAGACGACCGGGGGGCACGCTTTCGCGCTGAGCCGGCACCTCAGGCGGCTGACCCGCTCCGCGCTCGGCCTCGGCCTGCCGGAGCCCGACCAGGACGAGGTGGCCCGCGCCTGCGAGGCGGTGCTCGCGGCCAACCCGATGCCGCACGGCCGGCTCAGGATCACCTACACCGGCGGCATCTCCCCGCTCGGCTCCGACCGCGGCGACGCCGGTACGACGCTGGTGGTGGCGATCGGCACGGCCACCCCGCACCCCGGTCCCACGGCGATCGTCACCGTGCCGTGGACGCGCAACGAGCGCGGCGCGCTCACCGGCCTGAAGACCACCTCGTACGGCGAGAACGTCGTCGCGCTCGCCCGCGCCCGCGAACAGGGCGCCACCGAGGCGATCTTCGCCAACACCACGGGGCGGCTGTGCGAGGGCACCGGCTCCAACATCTTCGTCGTCCTCGGCGGCCGGCTGCTCACCCCGCCGCTGTCGTCCGGCTGCCTGGCCGGCATCACCCGCGAGCTGGTCGTCGAATGGGCCGGCGCGGAGGAGGAGGACCTGCCCTTCGAGGTGCTGGCGGAAGCGGAGGAGGTCTTCGTGACCTCCTCGCTGCGGGACGTGCAGGCCGTCGCCCGGGTCGACGCCCGTGAACTGCCCGGCGCCCCGGGCCCGGTGACCGCCAAGGCCATGGAGGTCTTCGCCGGCCGCTCCGCGGAGAACCGGAACCCGTAG
- a CDS encoding GNAT family N-acetyltransferase → MTTTLRPAGPEQRGQDGARTRGYTVCVNGRPVGSVRIDAEPHGGPGRIDTLTIDEPDRRRGRGTVAALAAEEVLRQWGCTRVLVSVPDEAEYALRLVTALGYTETNRTLHKVLPPDAGPRELPPGSTLRELSAQDRAEWLARQRADFVAALTAAGVPVAHAESHAAASYAQALPGGSPAPGSRLLALDHDGSTVGRLWLHTAPGPGWVQAVEVPAPHRGHGHGRTLMLAAEAACHAAGTTAVGLNVFTTNAVALRLYASLGYRVTMRQLWKPLA, encoded by the coding sequence ATGACGACGACCCTGAGACCGGCGGGACCCGAGCAGCGCGGGCAGGACGGCGCGCGCACGCGGGGCTACACGGTCTGCGTCAACGGGCGGCCGGTCGGCAGCGTACGGATCGACGCGGAGCCGCACGGCGGCCCCGGGCGGATCGACACGCTGACCATCGACGAGCCGGACCGGCGCCGCGGCCGCGGCACAGTGGCGGCGCTCGCCGCCGAGGAAGTGCTGCGGCAGTGGGGCTGCACCCGGGTGCTCGTGTCGGTGCCCGACGAAGCGGAATACGCGTTGCGGCTGGTCACCGCGCTCGGCTACACCGAGACCAACCGCACCCTGCACAAGGTCCTGCCGCCGGACGCCGGCCCCCGCGAGCTGCCGCCCGGCAGCACGTTGCGCGAGCTCAGTGCGCAGGACAGGGCGGAGTGGCTGGCCCGGCAGCGGGCCGACTTCGTCGCCGCCCTCACCGCGGCGGGGGTGCCCGTCGCCCACGCCGAGTCCCACGCGGCGGCCTCCTACGCCCAGGCGCTCCCGGGCGGCAGCCCCGCCCCCGGCAGCCGGCTGCTCGCCCTCGACCACGACGGCAGCACCGTCGGCCGCCTCTGGCTGCACACCGCCCCGGGCCCCGGCTGGGTCCAGGCGGTCGAGGTCCCGGCCCCCCACCGCGGCCACGGACACGGCCGCACCCTGATGCTCGCCGCCGAAGCCGCCTGCCACGCGGCGGGCACCACCGCGGTCGGCCTGAACGTCTTCACCACCAACGCGGTGGCCCTCCGCCTCTACGCCTCCCTCGGCTACCGGGTGACGATGCGCCAACTCTGGAAGCCACTCGCCTAG
- a CDS encoding DsbA family protein, whose product MVPPPPPAAKRAVLDVWCDLECPDCRTALDDLRALRERYGDALDIQLRHFPLPKHDYAVAAAEAYEEAYAQGRGWEYGEAVLARAEELSAAGEPLLVDIARELGLEAEEFDTALVDGRHLLVVDADLAEGKAIGVSGTPTYVIGGERFDGGRSQEGLRARIESAADQLLA is encoded by the coding sequence ATGGTTCCTCCCCCTCCCCCGGCCGCCAAGCGCGCCGTCCTCGACGTCTGGTGCGACCTCGAATGCCCCGACTGCCGCACCGCCCTCGACGACCTGCGGGCGCTGCGCGAACGCTACGGCGACGCGCTCGACATACAACTGCGGCACTTCCCGCTGCCCAAGCACGACTACGCCGTCGCGGCGGCGGAGGCGTATGAGGAGGCGTACGCGCAGGGCCGCGGGTGGGAGTACGGCGAGGCGGTCCTCGCCCGGGCCGAGGAGCTGAGCGCGGCGGGTGAGCCGCTGCTCGTCGACATCGCCCGCGAACTCGGCCTCGAAGCTGAGGAGTTCGACACCGCGCTGGTCGACGGGCGGCACTTGCTCGTCGTCGACGCGGACCTTGCCGAAGGCAAGGCGATCGGGGTGAGCGGTACGCCGACGTACGTCATCGGCGGCGAGCGCTTCGACGGCGGCCGCTCCCAGGAGGGCTTGCGCGCGCGCATCGAGTCGGCGGCGGACCAGCTCTTGGCTTAG
- a CDS encoding CGNR zinc finger domain-containing protein, whose translation MLINHDTRCALDSVVDLINTAPAIAGREALAEVADLRAFVERNKVSEIGRLDRHDVTAVQAVRTRFTEVFATTDDATAATLLNAMVAEAGTTPRLTDHDGYDWHVHYFAPGASLSDHLAADCGMALAFLIVAGERERLRRCDAPDCRHAFVDLSRNRSRRYCDSRTCGNRLHVAAYRARRREAGETGETGADEAVAAS comes from the coding sequence GTGCTGATCAACCATGACACCAGGTGCGCGCTCGACAGTGTGGTCGACCTGATCAACACCGCACCCGCGATCGCGGGCCGCGAGGCGCTCGCCGAGGTCGCGGACCTGCGCGCCTTCGTGGAGCGCAACAAGGTGAGCGAGATAGGCAGGCTCGACCGGCACGACGTCACCGCGGTCCAGGCGGTACGCACCCGCTTCACCGAGGTCTTCGCCACCACCGACGACGCCACCGCCGCCACCCTGCTCAACGCGATGGTCGCCGAGGCCGGCACCACCCCCCGGCTCACCGACCACGACGGCTACGACTGGCACGTCCACTACTTCGCGCCGGGGGCGTCGCTGTCCGACCACCTCGCCGCCGACTGCGGGATGGCGCTGGCCTTCCTCATCGTGGCGGGCGAGCGGGAGCGGCTGCGGCGCTGCGACGCGCCGGACTGCCGGCACGCCTTCGTGGACCTGTCCAGGAACCGGTCGCGCCGCTACTGCGACAGCCGCACCTGCGGCAACCGGCTGCACGTCGCCGCCTACCGGGCCAGGCGCCGCGAAGCCGGTGAGACCGGCGAGACCGGCGCCGACGAGGCCGTCGCCGCTTCCTGA
- a CDS encoding SsgA family sporulation/cell division regulator yields MNTTVSCELHLRLVVSSESSLPVPAGLRYDTADPYAVHATFHTGAEETVEWVFARDLLAEGLHRPTGTGDVRVWPSRSHGQGVVCIALSSPEGEALLEAPARALESFLKRTDAAVPPGTEHRHFDLDTELSHILAES; encoded by the coding sequence ATGAACACCACGGTCAGCTGCGAGCTGCACCTGCGCCTCGTTGTGTCGAGCGAATCCTCACTGCCTGTACCCGCAGGCTTGCGGTACGACACGGCCGATCCGTATGCCGTGCACGCCACCTTCCACACCGGAGCCGAAGAGACGGTCGAATGGGTGTTCGCCCGCGACCTGCTCGCCGAGGGTCTGCACCGGCCCACCGGCACCGGAGACGTCAGAGTCTGGCCGTCCCGCAGCCACGGTCAGGGCGTCGTGTGCATCGCCCTCAGCTCCCCGGAGGGCGAAGCACTGCTCGAAGCCCCGGCGCGGGCCCTGGAGTCCTTCCTCAAGCGGACGGACGCGGCGGTGCCGCCCGGCACCGAGCATCGTCACTTCGACCTCGACACCGAGCTCTCCCACATCCTCGCGGAGAGCTGA
- a CDS encoding TIGR02611 family protein, with product MIAESDQDDQAVAKDSRLGSRAPGFVQRSHALHAVWRVGIFVVGLAVIAGGVILLPLPGPGWLIIFGGMAIWGTEFVWAQKVLRWTRRKVTEAARSAMDPRVRRRNLLITVAVVLVLAGLASWYLASYGFTPPWRAG from the coding sequence ATGATCGCGGAGAGTGACCAGGACGACCAAGCTGTGGCCAAGGATTCACGGCTCGGTTCACGGGCCCCCGGATTCGTGCAGCGATCCCACGCGCTGCACGCCGTCTGGCGGGTCGGGATCTTCGTGGTCGGCCTCGCCGTGATCGCCGGCGGGGTGATCCTGCTGCCGCTGCCCGGGCCCGGCTGGCTGATCATCTTCGGCGGCATGGCGATCTGGGGGACCGAGTTCGTCTGGGCGCAGAAGGTGCTGCGCTGGACCCGCCGCAAGGTCACCGAAGCCGCCAGGTCCGCCATGGACCCCCGGGTCAGACGGCGCAATCTGCTGATCACCGTGGCGGTGGTCCTCGTGCTGGCCGGCCTGGCGAGCTGGTACCTGGCGAGCTACGGCTTCACGCCGCCGTGGCGGGCCGGCTGA
- a CDS encoding SRPBCC family protein, protein MDWSHYRFRSVWRLDAEPDAVYRLLERPDCYPQWWPQIREVRQTCETSGVLRFRSLLPYDLVVTARSTRQDPVQRILEVAMTGDLEGRVRWTVTANGPGTRLLFEQEVVVRKPLMRLLAVPGRPLFVANHALMMRSGRTGLLARLAADRGDVV, encoded by the coding sequence ATGGACTGGAGTCACTACCGGTTCCGCAGCGTGTGGCGGCTCGACGCCGAACCGGACGCGGTCTACCGGCTGCTGGAGCGCCCCGACTGCTACCCGCAGTGGTGGCCGCAGATCCGCGAGGTCCGGCAGACCTGCGAGACGAGCGGGGTGCTCCGCTTCCGCTCCCTCCTCCCCTACGACCTGGTGGTCACCGCCCGCTCCACCCGCCAGGACCCCGTCCAGCGGATCCTCGAAGTCGCCATGACCGGCGACCTGGAGGGCCGGGTCCGCTGGACGGTCACCGCGAACGGCCCTGGCACGCGGCTGCTGTTCGAGCAGGAGGTCGTCGTCCGCAAGCCGCTGATGCGGCTCCTCGCCGTCCCCGGCCGGCCGCTCTTCGTCGCCAACCACGCCCTGATGATGCGCAGCGGCCGCACCGGCCTGCTCGCCCGCCTCGCCGCCGACCGCGGCGATGTGGTTTGA
- a CDS encoding APC family permease: MTTVSGRTEKSPDEPTKGPPRLRRDMGRVSLLFAGVGSIIGSGWLFGALNAAKVAGPASIFSWAIAAVMILLIGLCFAELGTMFPVSGGVVRFPHLSFGSFASYTMGWITWVAAATVAPIEVEGALQYATRWAHFTDHHSSGAYTLTGLGYAVAVVAMAFFVTLNYFGIRWFARVNNVLVWWKLAIILLVIAAFLLTAFHGHNFGAREYGGFAPGGAKGVFTAISTAGITFSFLGFRQAVELAGETDNPRRNVPFAIIGSVLLTGAIYILLEVAFLGAVPGHDLASSGGWLQLQFTDDFGPLAAIASAIGLGWLAYLLYVDAVISPADTGLVYTTVTARISYAMARNGNAPQALSSTTSRGAPLVSLVVTFVLGLVVFLPFPSWQQLVGFITSATVLSFGSGPVVLAAMRRQIPDHERPFRVPGGDLIPFLGLYSANLIVYWAGWNTNWKLFATIGIGFVLLAVLQLTARGSSPQLDWRAGATWVLPWLAGLALTSWAGDYDGGRGWIGLGWGFVVNLALAAVVYLLALRTRLPEDRVRAHIAEAVAEAGQEP; this comes from the coding sequence ATGACCACGGTTTCCGGACGTACGGAGAAGTCCCCCGACGAGCCGACGAAAGGGCCGCCCAGGCTGCGCAGGGACATGGGCCGGGTCAGCCTGCTCTTCGCGGGCGTCGGCTCGATCATCGGCTCCGGCTGGCTGTTCGGGGCGCTGAACGCGGCGAAGGTGGCCGGCCCCGCGTCGATCTTCTCGTGGGCGATCGCCGCGGTGATGATCCTGCTGATCGGCCTGTGCTTCGCCGAGCTGGGCACGATGTTCCCCGTGTCGGGCGGGGTGGTGCGCTTCCCGCACCTGTCCTTCGGGTCGTTCGCCAGCTACACGATGGGGTGGATCACCTGGGTCGCGGCGGCCACCGTGGCGCCCATCGAGGTCGAGGGCGCCCTGCAGTACGCCACCCGCTGGGCGCACTTCACCGACCACCACTCCTCCGGGGCGTACACGCTGACCGGCCTGGGGTACGCCGTCGCGGTCGTCGCGATGGCGTTCTTCGTGACGCTGAACTACTTCGGCATCCGCTGGTTCGCCCGCGTCAACAACGTGCTGGTGTGGTGGAAGCTGGCGATCATCCTGCTGGTGATCGCGGCCTTCCTGCTCACCGCCTTCCACGGCCACAACTTCGGCGCGCGGGAGTACGGCGGCTTCGCGCCGGGCGGCGCCAAGGGCGTGTTCACCGCCATCTCGACGGCCGGCATCACCTTCTCCTTCCTGGGCTTCCGGCAGGCGGTGGAGCTGGCCGGCGAGACCGACAACCCGCGGCGCAACGTGCCGTTCGCGATCATCGGCTCCGTGCTGCTCACCGGGGCGATCTACATCCTGCTCGAAGTCGCCTTCCTCGGCGCCGTCCCCGGGCACGACCTCGCGTCCTCCGGCGGCTGGCTGCAGTTGCAGTTCACCGACGACTTCGGCCCGCTGGCGGCGATCGCGAGCGCCATCGGCCTGGGCTGGCTGGCGTATCTGCTGTACGTCGACGCGGTGATCTCCCCGGCCGACACCGGCCTGGTCTACACGACGGTCACCGCGCGCATCTCCTACGCCATGGCGCGCAACGGGAACGCGCCCCAGGCCCTGTCAAGCACCACCAGCCGCGGCGCCCCGCTGGTCAGCCTGGTGGTGACCTTCGTGCTCGGCCTGGTGGTCTTCCTGCCCTTCCCCAGCTGGCAGCAGCTGGTCGGCTTCATCACCTCGGCGACGGTGCTGTCGTTCGGCTCCGGTCCGGTGGTGCTGGCTGCGATGCGCCGCCAGATCCCCGACCACGAGCGGCCGTTCCGCGTCCCCGGCGGCGACCTGATCCCCTTCCTGGGGCTCTACTCGGCGAATCTGATCGTCTACTGGGCCGGCTGGAACACCAACTGGAAGCTCTTCGCGACCATCGGTATCGGCTTCGTGCTGCTCGCGGTCCTCCAACTGACCGCCAGGGGCAGCAGCCCGCAGCTGGACTGGCGGGCGGGTGCGACCTGGGTGCTGCCCTGGCTCGCCGGCCTGGCCCTGACCAGCTGGGCGGGCGACTACGACGGCGGCCGCGGCTGGATAGGCCTCGGCTGGGGCTTCGTGGTCAACCTCGCACTGGCCGCGGTGGTCTACCTGCTGGCCCTGCGCACCCGCCTCCCCGAGGACCGGGTCCGGGCCCACATCGCCGAGGCCGTGGCGGAGGCCGGCCAGGAGCCCTGA
- a CDS encoding response regulator, with the protein MPGKSPVLHLGHDELVSLAERAVEDLADQLAAGASHNLDSPGGMPGKGTARPGTAAPDPGGATALARLQVLSYIVHAAENRAAEAASAAALGGAGYPDLGRAWGITRQGARRRWPGLVFTARPQSRPIPDQITRSTTVNALVPHRAYHVLLVEDDPADALLIEEALTHGGVARAIGRADDGIAALEYLRDPANPRPDLIVLDLNMPRMNGRELLGVLKEDADLCTIPVVVLTTSATPGDVSAAYQRHANAYVTKPVNLDDFLQSVRSIDQFFLETATIPLQED; encoded by the coding sequence GTGCCCGGCAAGTCTCCTGTTCTCCATCTCGGCCACGACGAGCTCGTCTCACTCGCCGAGCGGGCGGTGGAGGATCTCGCGGACCAGCTTGCCGCCGGAGCCTCGCACAACCTCGACAGCCCTGGCGGAATGCCCGGAAAGGGTACCGCGCGTCCCGGTACGGCTGCGCCCGACCCGGGTGGCGCCACGGCGCTGGCCCGGCTCCAGGTGCTCTCCTACATCGTGCACGCGGCCGAGAACCGGGCCGCGGAGGCCGCCTCGGCCGCCGCTCTCGGCGGCGCCGGCTACCCCGACCTCGGCCGCGCCTGGGGCATCACCCGGCAGGGTGCCCGCCGCCGCTGGCCGGGGCTGGTCTTCACCGCGCGCCCGCAGTCCCGCCCGATCCCCGACCAGATCACCAGGAGCACCACTGTGAATGCCCTTGTCCCCCACCGCGCGTATCACGTGCTGCTCGTCGAGGACGACCCCGCCGACGCCCTGCTGATCGAGGAGGCCCTCACCCACGGCGGCGTCGCCCGCGCCATCGGCCGCGCCGACGACGGCATCGCGGCGCTGGAGTATCTGCGCGACCCGGCGAACCCGCGGCCCGACCTCATCGTGCTCGACCTCAACATGCCGCGGATGAACGGCCGCGAACTGCTCGGGGTGCTCAAGGAGGACGCCGACCTGTGCACCATCCCGGTCGTGGTGCTCACCACCTCCGCCACCCCCGGCGACGTGAGCGCCGCCTACCAGCGGCACGCCAACGCGTACGTGACCAAGCCGGTCAACCTCGACGACTTCCTGCAGTCGGTGCGCAGCATCGACCAGTTCTTCCTGGAGACCGCGACCATCCCGCTCCAGGAGGACTGA
- a CDS encoding sensor histidine kinase: protein MATDEREAEAGAGTREPRVPVPAAERWTTRRWLSIGVAVSLTVLLVLGIVGGWALNRASALSSTVIDKDTPALVAAVRLEAALTDQETGVRGYGLTGQQAFLEPYRAGVDSQRTYTTQVRALVGGNTAAVADLDTVTRQARAWQQLIALPVSAAPPGAPVALAAERADAGKHAFDTVRTATRTLQQTLQRHRDHSRHELSVAGQLRDRIFLLIAAVILALTVVIFAGLRRGVTLPLEQLSRDARQVADGSFEHPLTPTGPADLRRLAADVEQMRGRLAHELAFTDTARAQLDEQATELRRSNEELEQFAYVASHDLQEPLRKVASFCQLLQRRYADQLDDRAGQYIGYAVDGANRMQTLINDLLAFSRVGRLHTETSPVDLEQLFTRTADALSIAVEESGTEVSHDPLPTIVGDPTQLGVLMQNLLSNAVKFRSPDRPPRVAVTAEHGDDGMWHFAFTDNGIGIKKEFAEQVFVIFQRLHTRETYPGNGIGLALCKKIVEFHGGTIAVDTDHGPGTRITFTLPGPAPVPVPVAAEESQE, encoded by the coding sequence GTGGCGACCGACGAACGTGAGGCAGAGGCCGGTGCGGGGACGCGGGAACCGCGGGTTCCGGTCCCGGCCGCGGAGCGGTGGACGACGCGCCGCTGGCTGTCCATCGGTGTGGCGGTGTCGCTGACGGTGCTGCTGGTGCTCGGCATCGTCGGCGGCTGGGCGCTGAACCGCGCCTCGGCGCTGTCCAGCACGGTGATCGACAAGGACACTCCGGCGCTGGTCGCCGCGGTCCGGCTGGAAGCCGCCCTGACCGACCAGGAGACCGGTGTCCGCGGCTACGGGCTGACCGGCCAGCAGGCCTTCCTCGAGCCCTACCGCGCGGGCGTCGACAGCCAGCGGACGTACACCACGCAGGTGCGGGCGCTGGTCGGCGGCAACACGGCCGCCGTCGCCGACCTCGACACGGTCACCCGGCAGGCCAGGGCCTGGCAGCAGCTGATAGCCCTCCCGGTGTCCGCGGCACCGCCCGGCGCCCCGGTCGCGCTGGCCGCGGAGCGCGCCGACGCGGGCAAGCACGCCTTCGACACCGTCCGCACCGCGACCAGGACCCTCCAGCAGACGCTCCAGCGCCACCGGGACCACTCCCGCCACGAGCTGAGCGTCGCGGGGCAGCTGCGCGACCGGATCTTCCTGCTGATCGCCGCGGTGATCCTGGCGCTGACCGTGGTGATCTTCGCCGGCCTGCGCCGCGGTGTCACGCTGCCCCTGGAACAGCTGTCGAGGGACGCCCGGCAGGTCGCCGATGGGTCGTTCGAGCACCCTTTGACCCCGACGGGACCGGCCGACCTGCGCCGGCTCGCCGCCGACGTCGAGCAGATGCGCGGCCGGCTGGCCCACGAGCTGGCCTTCACCGACACCGCACGGGCGCAGCTGGACGAGCAGGCCACCGAGCTGCGCCGGTCCAACGAGGAGCTGGAGCAGTTCGCCTACGTCGCCTCGCACGACCTGCAGGAGCCGCTGCGGAAGGTCGCCAGCTTCTGCCAGCTGCTGCAGCGCCGCTACGCCGACCAGCTGGACGACCGCGCCGGGCAGTACATCGGCTACGCCGTCGACGGCGCCAACCGCATGCAGACCCTCATCAACGACCTGCTGGCCTTCTCCCGGGTGGGCCGGCTGCACACCGAGACCTCGCCGGTGGACCTGGAGCAGCTGTTCACCCGGACCGCGGACGCGCTGAGCATCGCCGTCGAGGAGTCGGGCACCGAGGTCAGCCACGACCCGCTGCCGACGATCGTCGGCGACCCGACCCAGCTGGGGGTGCTGATGCAGAACCTGCTGTCCAACGCGGTCAAGTTCCGCAGCCCCGACCGGCCGCCGCGGGTCGCGGTCACCGCCGAGCACGGCGACGACGGGATGTGGCACTTCGCGTTCACCGACAACGGCATCGGGATCAAGAAGGAGTTCGCCGAGCAGGTCTTCGTCATCTTCCAGCGGCTGCACACCCGCGAGACCTATCCGGGCAACGGCATCGGGCTGGCGCTCTGCAAGAAGATCGTCGAGTTCCACGGCGGCACCATCGCGGTCGACACCGACCACGGACCCGGTACGCGCATCACCTTCACCTTGCCCGGACCCGCCCCGGTCCCGGTCCCCGTAGCGGCTGAGGAGAGCCAGGAGTGA
- a CDS encoding PP2C family protein-serine/threonine phosphatase, which produces MTQAEPGTAAAPTGGRFRILLIEDDPGDALLVEEYVADSTLDVDMRWVQNLADGMAEAARSAPDCVLLDLHLPDAMGLGAVSRMQAACPAAAVIVLTGLSEDRAGPEAVAAGAQDYLVKRSVTGELLDRAVRYAVHRKQAEHTAAELRVNQQRAQENQRLERGLLPVPMLTAGAPVVPTSCYLPGRVGALLGGDFLDVVETADGTVHAVIGDVSGHGPDEAAIGVCLRIAWRSLILGGHRDGELLSLMERILVAERTYSAMFATVATLSIDPAVGRADITLAGHDAPLLIENGLAASVDARPGIALGLLPGADDWTTTRIKLPQAGALLLHTDGLIEGHAGSGSERLGTDGLIRVIEAAPTPHDQALIDHLAAVTRGLDGGRHLDDVAVLLLSWGSAGSAAGRAGDGVPPPRSA; this is translated from the coding sequence GTGACCCAGGCAGAACCCGGTACGGCGGCAGCGCCGACCGGCGGCAGATTCCGCATCCTGCTGATCGAGGACGACCCGGGGGACGCCCTGCTGGTCGAGGAGTACGTCGCCGACTCCACGCTCGACGTCGACATGCGGTGGGTGCAGAACCTCGCCGACGGCATGGCGGAGGCCGCCCGCAGCGCCCCGGACTGCGTGCTGCTCGACCTGCACCTGCCCGACGCCATGGGGCTGGGAGCGGTGAGCCGGATGCAGGCGGCCTGCCCCGCCGCGGCGGTCATCGTCCTGACCGGGCTCTCGGAGGACCGCGCGGGGCCGGAGGCGGTCGCCGCGGGCGCGCAGGACTACCTGGTCAAGCGGTCGGTCACCGGCGAGCTGCTGGACCGCGCGGTCCGCTACGCCGTCCACCGCAAGCAGGCCGAGCACACCGCCGCCGAGCTGCGCGTCAACCAGCAGCGGGCGCAGGAGAACCAGCGGCTGGAGCGGGGCCTGCTGCCGGTGCCGATGCTCACCGCGGGCGCCCCGGTCGTGCCGACGTCCTGCTATCTGCCGGGGCGCGTGGGGGCGCTGCTCGGGGGGGACTTCCTGGACGTCGTGGAGACCGCGGACGGTACCGTCCACGCCGTCATCGGCGACGTCAGCGGCCACGGCCCCGACGAGGCCGCGATCGGGGTGTGCCTGCGCATCGCCTGGCGCAGCCTGATACTGGGCGGCCACCGGGACGGCGAGCTGCTCTCCTTGATGGAGCGGATCCTGGTCGCGGAGCGCACCTACTCCGCCATGTTCGCCACCGTGGCGACGCTGTCGATCGACCCGGCGGTCGGCCGGGCCGACATCACCCTCGCCGGCCATGACGCCCCCCTGCTCATCGAGAACGGGCTGGCCGCCTCGGTCGACGCGCGGCCGGGCATCGCGCTCGGCCTGCTGCCGGGCGCCGACGACTGGACCACCACCAGGATCAAGCTCCCGCAGGCGGGCGCGCTGCTGCTGCACACCGACGGCCTGATCGAGGGCCACGCGGGCAGCGGGTCCGAGCGGCTGGGGACGGACGGCCTGATCCGCGTCATAGAGGCGGCACCGACACCGCACGACCAGGCGCTGATCGACCACCTGGCCGCCGTCACCCGCGGGCTGGACGGCGGGCGGCACCTCGACGACGTCGCCGTACTCCTGCTGAGCTGGGGTTCCGCCGGCTCCGCCGCCGGCCGGGCCGGCGACGGCGTCCCGCCGCCGAGGAGCGCGTAG